The Bacillus sp. Y1 genome has a window encoding:
- the cobJ gene encoding precorrin-3B C(17)-methyltransferase yields MKGKLLVIGFGPGSEEHITDRAKKALQESDMIIGYKTYVELIEGLLDGQEIISTGMTEEVTRAQEAVRQAEIGKKVAVISSGDAGVYGMAGLVYEVLVEKGWKQDTGVEVEVIPGISAINSCASLLGAPVMHDACTISLSDHLTPWSLIEQRIEAAAQADFVIALYNPMSGRRTRQIVEAQRILLKYRSPETPVGLVKSAFRDRQSITRTTLEDMMNHEIGMLTTVLIGNSSTFFYDDLMITPRGYQRKYTLRQKEQPLKPHQRLKKEAEPWALEQVVVGTSSREIADEALQLILGKSNQPKEYIQQPIQSIFEVSVSPGVVNKKFTPKQMSTLAEIVGDAGSMEYTQDHHIKLQVPTSNPDLVVSELEEVGFLLAPVGDVLTLKACDFCEGEKKDSIPYAEALQARLGGMELPKELKIGFNGCGMACFGAVREDIGIVFRKGAFDLFLGGKTIGRNAHSGQIVAEGIAADEIVGLVDRIVHEYKEKGHPNERFHKFFKRVKNVCDFEFQDVSPSLKIEPAPCGD; encoded by the coding sequence TTGAAAGGAAAGCTGTTAGTCATTGGTTTTGGTCCCGGAAGTGAGGAGCATATTACGGACCGAGCAAAAAAAGCGCTTCAAGAAAGCGATATGATCATCGGCTACAAAACATATGTAGAGCTGATAGAAGGTTTACTCGACGGACAAGAAATCATTAGCACAGGGATGACAGAAGAAGTAACTCGAGCTCAAGAGGCAGTGAGGCAGGCCGAGATCGGAAAAAAAGTGGCAGTGATCTCTAGTGGAGATGCAGGTGTGTATGGAATGGCTGGTCTTGTGTACGAAGTGTTGGTTGAAAAAGGCTGGAAGCAAGACACGGGTGTTGAGGTTGAGGTAATTCCAGGAATCTCAGCCATCAATTCATGTGCATCCCTATTGGGAGCCCCTGTCATGCATGATGCCTGCACGATCAGCCTAAGTGACCATCTGACTCCTTGGAGCTTGATTGAACAACGAATTGAAGCAGCTGCACAAGCAGATTTTGTGATTGCCTTGTATAACCCCATGAGCGGAAGAAGAACCCGACAAATTGTCGAGGCACAGCGGATACTATTAAAATACCGATCGCCGGAGACACCGGTTGGACTTGTAAAAAGTGCCTTTCGTGATCGTCAAAGCATTACGCGCACCACATTAGAAGACATGATGAATCACGAAATTGGCATGTTAACTACTGTGCTGATTGGAAACTCGTCAACGTTCTTTTACGACGACTTGATGATTACGCCAAGAGGTTACCAGCGAAAGTATACGTTGAGGCAAAAGGAACAACCATTGAAACCCCATCAACGATTGAAAAAGGAAGCTGAGCCATGGGCGTTAGAGCAGGTGGTGGTGGGTACTTCCTCTAGAGAAATCGCGGATGAAGCATTACAGCTAATTTTAGGCAAAAGCAATCAACCAAAAGAGTACATCCAACAACCCATTCAATCAATCTTTGAAGTGTCGGTTAGTCCGGGTGTTGTGAACAAAAAATTTACCCCTAAGCAAATGAGCACACTAGCTGAGATCGTTGGTGATGCCGGCAGCATGGAGTATACCCAGGACCATCATATTAAGCTTCAAGTTCCAACCTCTAACCCAGATCTTGTTGTAAGTGAGCTTGAAGAGGTAGGTTTTCTTCTTGCCCCTGTAGGCGATGTATTGACACTGAAGGCCTGCGATTTTTGTGAAGGAGAAAAGAAGGATAGCATTCCTTATGCAGAGGCGTTACAAGCAAGACTTGGTGGAATGGAGTTGCCAAAAGAACTGAAGATCGGCTTCAACGGTTGTGGAATGGCGTGCTTTGGCGCGGTTCGTGAAGATATCGGCATTGTATTTAGAAAAGGTGCTTTTGATTTATTTTTAGGTGGAAAAACGATCGGAAGAAACGCACACTCCGGACAAATTGTCGCTGAAGGGATTGCTGCGGACGAAATCGTAGGACTAGTAGATAGAATCGTTCATGAGTATAAGGAAAAAGGGCATCCGAATGAGCGTTTCCATAAATTCTTTAAGCGGGTGAAGAACGTGTGCGACTTTGAATTTCAAGACGTATCACCGTCTTTAAAAATAGAACCCGCCCCTTGTGGAGATTAA
- a CDS encoding precorrin-8X methylmutase — protein MDFKTEFKPLTVQPEEIEGISFQMIDDEVGEHHYSPEQYRVVQRVIHASADFELGKSLLFHPKAMEAGIQAIRSGKKVVADVQMVQSGVNKTRIEKFGGEVKVYISDTDVMKEAKRLNTTRAIIATRKAIKEAEGGIFAIGNAPTALLELIRLIKEEDAKPGLIIGLPVGFVSAAESKEELAKLDVPFITNIGRKGGSTVTVAALNAISILADQV, from the coding sequence ATGGATTTTAAAACAGAGTTCAAACCATTAACCGTTCAACCTGAGGAAATTGAAGGAATTAGTTTTCAAATGATCGATGATGAGGTCGGAGAGCATCATTACTCTCCTGAGCAATACAGGGTCGTTCAACGAGTGATTCACGCTTCAGCCGATTTTGAACTCGGAAAAAGTCTCTTATTTCATCCCAAAGCCATGGAAGCAGGCATCCAGGCCATTCGCAGTGGAAAAAAAGTCGTTGCTGACGTTCAAATGGTGCAATCAGGTGTAAACAAGACAAGAATTGAAAAATTCGGCGGAGAAGTAAAAGTATATATATCAGACACAGACGTGATGAAAGAAGCGAAACGATTAAATACAACAAGAGCGATTATTGCAACCCGAAAAGCCATAAAAGAAGCAGAAGGTGGCATTTTTGCTATCGGTAATGCACCAACTGCCTTACTAGAGCTGATTCGCCTGATTAAAGAAGAGGACGCAAAACCAGGCCTTATTATCGGTCTGCCCGTTGGATTTGTTTCTGCGGCCGAGTCAAAGGAAGAGCTCGCGAAGCTAGATGTGCCCTTTATTACGAACATCGGTAGAAAGGGCGGTAGTACAGTTACAGTTGCTGCTTTGAATGCCATTTCCATTCTTGCTGATCAGGTATAA
- a CDS encoding (2Fe-2S) ferredoxin domain-containing protein — protein MTTWNLNGTKHHILICNGSSCMRKGGEEVTQAIRDEIKQLELDNKIHTTRTRCNGRCKDACVTIVYPEGIWYKALTEDMGREIVRSHLAQGKILKESVIYTYDQEGFVAPENSDSIEGILKKVKEGV, from the coding sequence ATGACAACATGGAATTTAAATGGGACAAAGCATCACATCTTGATTTGTAATGGAAGTAGTTGCATGAGAAAAGGGGGAGAAGAAGTAACGCAAGCGATTCGTGATGAAATTAAGCAGTTGGAGTTGGACAACAAGATTCATACAACAAGAACGAGATGCAATGGAAGATGCAAGGATGCTTGTGTCACCATCGTTTATCCAGAAGGCATCTGGTATAAGGCACTTACAGAGGACATGGGACGAGAAATCGTACGGAGTCATCTCGCTCAAGGAAAGATACTAAAAGAATCTGTTATTTATACATACGACCAGGAAGGCTTCGTAGCACCTGAAAACTCAGATAGTATTGAGGGAATTTTGAAAAAAGTGAAAGAAGGGGTATGA
- a CDS encoding sirohydrochlorin chelatase encodes MKAILFVGHGSRDHEGNDQVREFINDLRANVDASILVETCFLEFERPTVGQGIDLCVEKGATEIAVIPIMLLQAGHSKIHIPGAIDEAKEKYPHISFTYGRPIGIHEEALDILQTRLIEAGEDLEFPDEDTAILLLGRGGSDPDANSDLYKIGRLLWEKTKYRIVEPAFMGVTDPLVNAGIERCIKLGAKKVIILPYFLFTGILIKRLEELVLEFQQSFPGIKFQLAGYFGFHPKLQTILLNRAEEALQGEVKMNCDTCQYRVNAMEFIGHHHHHDHAHDHHHEHEHHHHHHEEKAGSAK; translated from the coding sequence ATGAAAGCTATCTTATTCGTAGGACACGGAAGTCGCGACCACGAAGGTAATGACCAAGTCCGTGAGTTTATCAACGATCTTAGAGCAAATGTAGATGCATCCATCCTCGTAGAAACATGTTTTCTAGAATTCGAGAGACCCACCGTCGGACAAGGTATTGACTTATGTGTGGAAAAAGGTGCTACAGAAATCGCGGTAATCCCGATTATGCTACTCCAAGCAGGTCATTCCAAAATCCACATCCCTGGAGCGATTGATGAAGCAAAAGAAAAATATCCTCATATTTCGTTTACATATGGACGACCTATCGGGATTCATGAAGAAGCTCTAGATATCTTACAAACAAGACTAATAGAAGCCGGAGAAGACTTGGAATTCCCAGATGAGGATACAGCGATCTTACTCCTAGGTCGCGGCGGTAGCGATCCGGATGCAAATAGTGATTTATACAAGATTGGCAGACTTCTATGGGAAAAAACAAAGTATAGAATCGTTGAGCCAGCGTTTATGGGTGTGACTGACCCTCTAGTAAACGCAGGAATTGAACGATGTATCAAGCTTGGAGCAAAGAAAGTAATCATTTTACCTTATTTTCTTTTTACTGGAATTTTAATCAAGCGGCTAGAAGAACTTGTTTTAGAGTTCCAACAAAGCTTCCCTGGTATTAAATTCCAACTTGCTGGCTATTTTGGTTTTCACCCTAAGCTACAAACCATTCTATTAAACCGAGCAGAAGAAGCGCTTCAAGGGGAAGTGAAAATGAACTGTGATACATGCCAATATCGCGTAAATGCGATGGAGTTTATCGGTCATCATCACCATCATGACCATGCTCACGATCATCATCATGAGCATGAGCATCATCATCACCACCATGAGGAAAAGGCAGGGAGCGCCAAGTGA
- a CDS encoding cobalt-precorrin 5A hydrolase, with translation MIALEEGKIASVSQTGDYAIVAITKHGVEIARKLALSLQNADLYYMSKFEKGDEQERGVQMFTGSVRLLFPSLFKAYKGLIIIVSLGAVVRMIAPLLIDKKVDPAVVVIDDKAEHVISVLSGHIGGANELTKEVAAILHARPVITTASDVQKTIPVDLFGKRFGWVWESAEKLTPVSASVVNEEMVAVVQESGEKGWWTYDHPLPENIKPHSSISEALVRKPQAALVITHRLIESEEQSILENGVLYRPKVIALGIGCNRGTSKEEIEKVIQETLAELRFSMKSVKAICSIDLKKDEQGLIEVANYYGWEFVTYSADQLNNVPIANPSETVYKFTGAYGVSQPACLLYSGANQPVLEKKKSGNVTISVALIHY, from the coding sequence ATGATTGCTTTAGAAGAAGGAAAAATTGCTTCTGTTAGTCAAACCGGAGACTACGCAATTGTTGCGATTACGAAACACGGCGTCGAGATTGCTAGAAAGCTAGCACTATCTCTTCAGAATGCTGATTTGTATTATATGAGCAAGTTTGAAAAGGGAGATGAACAAGAACGAGGAGTACAGATGTTTACAGGCAGTGTTCGACTTCTGTTTCCATCACTTTTCAAAGCTTATAAAGGTCTAATTATCATCGTTTCCTTAGGGGCGGTTGTTCGTATGATTGCCCCCCTTTTAATAGACAAAAAAGTGGATCCTGCGGTCGTGGTCATTGATGATAAGGCGGAGCATGTGATCAGTGTATTATCTGGACATATCGGTGGAGCGAATGAGTTAACCAAGGAGGTGGCTGCTATACTGCATGCTCGTCCAGTGATTACGACTGCCTCTGATGTACAAAAAACAATACCCGTTGATTTGTTCGGAAAACGATTTGGCTGGGTGTGGGAATCGGCAGAAAAGTTAACACCAGTGAGTGCATCTGTGGTAAATGAAGAAATGGTTGCGGTTGTGCAGGAATCAGGGGAAAAAGGCTGGTGGACGTATGACCACCCACTACCTGAAAATATTAAACCGCATTCCAGTATTTCGGAAGCCTTAGTAAGAAAACCTCAAGCAGCACTTGTGATTACTCACCGATTAATAGAAAGTGAGGAACAGTCCATCTTGGAAAATGGAGTGTTGTATCGCCCTAAGGTCATTGCTTTAGGTATTGGTTGTAATCGAGGAACATCAAAGGAAGAAATCGAGAAGGTCATTCAAGAAACATTGGCAGAGCTTCGTTTTTCGATGAAAAGTGTGAAGGCCATTTGCTCGATTGATTTGAAAAAAGATGAACAAGGATTAATCGAGGTGGCTAATTATTACGGATGGGAGTTTGTGACGTATTCTGCTGACCAATTGAACAACGTACCTATCGCAAATCCGTCAGAAACCGTCTATAAGTTTACAGGAGCGTATGGTGTGAGTCAGCCAGCATGCTTGCTATACTCTGGAGCGAACCAACCCGTACTCGAGAAGAAAAAATCAGGCAATGTCACCATTTCCGTTGCTCTGATACACTACTAA
- a CDS encoding HoxN/HupN/NixA family nickel/cobalt transporter — translation MEFIMFALLAVFIGMRHGIDGDHVAAIADMVGSEQRKKKQLTLGVMYAIGHGMIVMVIGVLFIYIGLQLPDVTKQVLEMLVSFTLILLGMFIIWSIFQQKKDYEYKSRLRIVVEFFHNIANKVKSGTKTNQLSPTKLGAVGAFIIGILHGIGVESPTQIAIISNAMGLDNITVALIQLTLFVFGLLIATIGITFCLSWGFMKARVKDKLFLLLGTVTGAYSLVLGIFMMVELLKGGA, via the coding sequence ATGGAATTTATCATGTTTGCTCTGCTTGCTGTGTTTATTGGCATGAGGCATGGAATCGACGGAGATCATGTAGCAGCGATTGCCGACATGGTTGGCAGTGAGCAGCGTAAGAAGAAACAGCTTACTCTTGGTGTGATGTATGCCATTGGCCACGGCATGATTGTGATGGTTATTGGAGTGTTATTTATTTATATTGGTTTACAACTTCCAGATGTAACGAAGCAAGTACTAGAAATGCTCGTTAGCTTCACCCTTATTTTGCTCGGAATGTTTATTATTTGGTCGATTTTTCAACAAAAGAAAGATTACGAATATAAAAGCCGACTAAGAATTGTTGTTGAGTTTTTCCATAACATCGCTAATAAAGTGAAATCAGGAACAAAAACCAATCAACTTTCACCTACGAAACTCGGTGCCGTTGGAGCGTTTATTATTGGCATTCTTCACGGCATTGGTGTGGAAAGTCCGACTCAGATCGCGATAATTTCTAATGCGATGGGGCTTGATAATATAACCGTTGCCCTTATTCAACTGACTCTATTTGTTTTTGGGTTACTCATAGCAACAATCGGAATTACGTTTTGTCTTTCATGGGGATTTATGAAAGCTAGAGTGAAAGACAAGCTGTTTTTACTATTAGGCACGGTAACAGGCGCCTATAGCTTAGTACTCGGAATTTTTATGATGGTGGAACTATTGAAAGGAGGAGCGTAA
- the cobI gene encoding precorrin-2 C(20)-methyltransferase — protein sequence MLGTLYGLGVGPGDPELITVKAFRRLKESPVIAYPKKQRGSKSYAHKIIDVYFQPEEKEMLGLVFPMTKDQDILEKKWTETVEQICEKLQQGKDVAFVTEGDPLLYSTFIHMMRLMQEKHPEVPIEVVPGISSFNGAASRLGIALADGDDHIAIVPARDDYETMKKVIQENDCVIFIKVAKVIDVMLHVLRDLDLLHKASVVTKVTSDEEIIWNAAELDGAELEYLTLMVVRK from the coding sequence ATGTTAGGAACATTATACGGATTGGGCGTAGGACCCGGAGACCCAGAACTCATCACAGTGAAAGCCTTTCGACGTTTAAAAGAGTCACCTGTGATTGCATACCCGAAAAAACAAAGAGGAAGCAAAAGCTATGCCCATAAAATCATAGATGTATATTTTCAACCAGAAGAAAAAGAAATGCTCGGTCTTGTGTTTCCAATGACAAAGGATCAAGATATTTTAGAGAAAAAATGGACAGAAACGGTTGAACAAATATGTGAAAAGCTACAACAAGGGAAAGACGTGGCATTCGTTACAGAAGGCGATCCACTCCTTTACAGTACCTTCATCCATATGATGCGATTAATGCAAGAAAAGCACCCCGAAGTCCCGATTGAAGTGGTGCCAGGAATCTCTTCGTTTAATGGAGCTGCCTCCCGACTAGGAATTGCCCTAGCAGATGGGGACGATCATATTGCCATTGTTCCAGCAAGAGATGACTATGAAACCATGAAAAAAGTGATTCAAGAAAATGATTGTGTCATTTTTATAAAAGTCGCAAAGGTCATTGATGTCATGCTCCACGTTCTTCGAGATTTGGATTTATTACATAAAGCATCCGTTGTTACAAAGGTAACGTCTGATGAGGAAATCATTTGGAATGCAGCCGAGCTCGATGGTGCTGAGCTTGAATACTTAACATTAATGGTGGTGAGAAAATGA
- the cbiE gene encoding precorrin-6y C5,15-methyltransferase (decarboxylating) subunit CbiE, which produces MKPIKMIGIGDDGKKSLLPHYEKWIYESELLVGGHRQLAYFPDYTGETLPIEGGLTSLVEKLITETKRIVILASGDPLFFGIGSYLSSKLPLEIFPYLSSVQLAFAKMGERWQDAHVESLHGRSMKGLAQRIDGKSKVAILTDVENSPNIIADYLLSFGMTEYEAFVGENLGGDHERVGWYQLQDMRTFEFSPLNIVILKKVNPAPSWPIGIDDHEFIQRKPEKGLITKKEVRVLSVSSLQLQRDSVVWDIGTCTGSVAIEAGRIARDGQIYAIEKNEADLDNCIQNLAKFRVDANVVHGKAPEKLDEFPSPDAVFIGGTAGGMEEILRICCKRLNQNGRIVLNAVTIENLAEAMAVFKRNHFKTEVTLAQISRSKPILNLTRFDALNPIYIISAKREDGEETC; this is translated from the coding sequence ATGAAACCAATTAAGATGATTGGAATAGGTGATGACGGGAAGAAAAGTCTTCTGCCACATTATGAAAAATGGATATATGAAAGTGAGTTATTAGTAGGAGGACACCGGCAGTTAGCTTATTTTCCTGACTACACAGGAGAAACCCTCCCCATTGAAGGTGGACTAACCAGCTTAGTAGAAAAATTAATAACTGAGACAAAAAGAATTGTCATTTTAGCGTCTGGAGATCCGCTATTTTTTGGAATCGGAAGCTACCTTTCTAGCAAGCTCCCTTTAGAAATATTTCCTTATTTAAGCTCAGTTCAGCTAGCCTTTGCAAAAATGGGTGAACGCTGGCAGGATGCCCATGTAGAAAGTCTTCACGGAAGAAGTATGAAAGGATTAGCGCAGCGTATAGACGGTAAGTCAAAGGTGGCGATTCTAACGGATGTGGAAAACTCTCCGAATATAATTGCCGACTATCTTCTGTCCTTTGGTATGACCGAGTACGAAGCATTTGTGGGAGAGAATTTAGGGGGAGATCACGAAAGAGTCGGCTGGTATCAGCTCCAAGATATGCGTACCTTCGAGTTTTCTCCATTAAATATCGTGATTTTGAAAAAAGTAAATCCAGCTCCTTCTTGGCCAATTGGTATTGATGATCATGAATTTATTCAAAGAAAACCGGAAAAAGGGCTCATTACAAAAAAAGAAGTTAGAGTATTAAGCGTTAGCTCCCTTCAACTTCAAAGAGACAGCGTCGTTTGGGACATTGGCACTTGTACCGGTTCAGTTGCAATTGAAGCAGGTAGAATTGCTCGGGATGGGCAAATTTATGCCATAGAAAAGAATGAAGCGGACTTAGACAACTGCATACAAAATCTAGCGAAATTCCGAGTGGATGCCAACGTTGTTCATGGGAAAGCTCCCGAAAAATTAGATGAGTTTCCCTCTCCAGATGCCGTATTTATTGGCGGAACAGCTGGTGGGATGGAAGAGATACTGAGGATTTGCTGTAAGAGGCTGAATCAGAACGGTCGCATTGTTCTTAACGCGGTTACGATTGAAAACTTAGCCGAAGCCATGGCTGTTTTTAAAAGGAATCACTTTAAAACAGAGGTAACGCTAGCACAAATTTCAAGAAGTAAGCCTATTTTAAATCTGACTCGCTTCGATGCGTTAAATCCTATTTATATTATTTCGGCAAAAAGAGAGGACGGAGAAGAAACATGTTAG
- the cobK gene encoding precorrin-6A reductase: MIFMLAGTSDARALALEIKTEGHELLTTVVTDNAAIEMNKSNIPVHIGRLTADEMVHLIESKGATTVIDASHPFAEEASKNAIQAAKHLGLPYIRYERASQTFDYEKLTVVTTYKEAAQLAATKQGVIMLTTGSKTLQMFTEELLNKPDIRLVARMLPRLDNMKKCEQLGFPQKNIIAIQGPFTKEFDQVLYKQYKVNVMITKESGKVGSVDEKVEAAKELGIEIIMIARPYMDYGDSYSEFSPILKALKGVESNGF, translated from the coding sequence GTGATTTTCATGTTAGCCGGAACAAGCGACGCAAGGGCATTAGCTCTCGAAATAAAGACTGAAGGTCATGAGCTCCTTACAACAGTCGTAACAGATAACGCAGCAATTGAAATGAACAAGTCAAACATCCCTGTCCATATCGGTCGATTAACAGCAGATGAAATGGTCCATCTAATAGAGTCAAAAGGAGCTACCACAGTTATCGACGCGAGCCATCCATTTGCTGAGGAAGCGTCGAAAAATGCCATTCAAGCAGCCAAACATTTAGGGCTCCCATATATTCGTTACGAACGAGCGTCCCAAACATTTGATTACGAAAAATTAACGGTGGTCACCACCTACAAAGAAGCAGCCCAACTTGCCGCAACCAAACAAGGTGTTATCATGCTTACAACGGGGAGTAAAACATTGCAAATGTTTACAGAGGAATTATTGAACAAGCCGGATATACGCCTCGTGGCTCGAATGCTCCCACGTTTAGACAATATGAAAAAATGCGAGCAACTTGGGTTTCCTCAAAAAAACATCATCGCCATACAAGGACCGTTCACAAAGGAGTTTGACCAAGTACTTTATAAGCAATACAAAGTCAACGTCATGATTACAAAAGAAAGTGGCAAGGTCGGCTCGGTCGATGAAAAAGTGGAGGCAGCAAAAGAATTAGGTATTGAGATCATTATGATAGCCAGACCATACATGGACTATGGTGATAGCTATTCAGAATTCTCCCCCATATTAAAAGCACTAAAAGGAGTGGAATCAAATGGATTTTAA
- the cobM gene encoding precorrin-4 C(11)-methyltransferase — MKLYIIGAGPGDPDLITVKGLKLLQEADVVLYADSLVNKELINQSKPTAEVMKTAGMHLDEMVDIMVDRIRAGLKVVRVHTGDPAVYGAIMEQMTLLKKAGIEVEIVPGVSSVFAAAAAAQAELTIPDLTQTVILTRAEGRTPVPEFEKLRDLASHHSTIALFLSATLTKKVMKEFIDAGWSKNTPVIVVYKASWPDEQIVRTTVEHLDDDMQKNGIRKQAMILAGWALDEKIHDKNYRSKLYDQSFTHGFRRGVKP; from the coding sequence ATGAAGCTATACATCATAGGTGCCGGACCAGGAGATCCTGACCTAATTACGGTAAAGGGGTTAAAGCTTTTACAAGAAGCCGATGTGGTTCTTTATGCAGATTCTCTAGTGAATAAAGAGCTAATTAATCAATCCAAACCAACGGCTGAAGTGATGAAAACAGCAGGTATGCATCTCGATGAAATGGTGGATATCATGGTGGACCGAATTCGCGCGGGGTTAAAAGTTGTTCGCGTTCACACAGGAGATCCAGCTGTATACGGAGCGATAATGGAACAAATGACTCTTTTAAAAAAAGCAGGGATTGAAGTAGAGATTGTTCCTGGCGTTAGCTCGGTGTTTGCTGCCGCTGCTGCTGCCCAAGCCGAGTTAACGATTCCCGATTTAACGCAAACGGTTATCTTAACAAGAGCGGAAGGTAGAACGCCGGTTCCAGAGTTTGAAAAGCTTCGAGATCTTGCGAGTCATCATAGCACAATTGCTCTTTTTTTAAGCGCCACATTAACCAAAAAAGTAATGAAGGAATTTATCGATGCAGGTTGGAGCAAGAATACCCCGGTGATTGTCGTTTACAAAGCGTCATGGCCAGATGAACAAATTGTCCGAACGACTGTTGAGCATTTAGATGATGATATGCAAAAAAATGGAATTCGAAAGCAGGCCATGATTTTGGCCGGATGGGCATTAGACGAAAAAATCCACGATAAAAACTACCGTTCGAAACTATATGATCAAAGCTTTACACATGGCTTTCGACGTGGGGTGAAGCCGTGA
- a CDS encoding cobalt-precorrin-5B (C(1))-methyltransferase — MAEQVKEEKKLREGYTTGACATAATKAALTALITKEDQTESTIFLPVGRFVTFAIESCQVSTTIAEATVIKDGGDDPDATHEAEIISTVTWSKEPGISLDGGMGVGRVTKPGLPVPVGEAAINPVPRKMILGVAEEVLQAYKVEKGIKIVISVPAGEEIAKKTLNGRLGILGGISILGTRGIVVPFSTSAYKASIVQAISVARASGCDQIVITTGGRSEKYAMKQYPDLPEEAFVEMGDFVGFSLKQCKKQGAKKVSMVGMMGKFSKVAQGVMMVHSKSAPIDFGFLAEMAEQAGAHEELVNDIKGANTASQVGDMMSELGYHQFFDLLCGSCCSEALKEVNGGLEVDTTIYTLKGELLGKAVRQG, encoded by the coding sequence ATGGCCGAGCAAGTGAAAGAGGAGAAAAAACTAAGGGAAGGCTACACGACTGGAGCCTGTGCAACTGCTGCTACAAAAGCGGCACTCACCGCTTTAATTACCAAGGAGGATCAAACAGAGTCAACAATTTTTCTCCCTGTTGGCCGGTTTGTGACCTTTGCCATTGAAAGTTGTCAGGTTTCCACCACCATAGCTGAAGCAACCGTCATAAAAGACGGAGGAGATGACCCGGATGCCACTCATGAAGCTGAAATCATCTCTACCGTTACTTGGTCGAAAGAACCCGGAATTTCTCTCGATGGAGGCATGGGGGTCGGGAGGGTGACGAAACCTGGTCTTCCCGTTCCGGTTGGGGAGGCAGCTATTAATCCTGTCCCACGAAAAATGATTCTCGGTGTTGCAGAAGAAGTATTACAAGCTTACAAAGTAGAAAAAGGAATCAAAATCGTTATTAGCGTGCCAGCGGGTGAAGAAATTGCAAAAAAAACCTTAAATGGCCGATTAGGTATTCTTGGCGGAATTTCGATTTTAGGAACGAGAGGAATTGTCGTTCCCTTTTCAACGTCTGCCTATAAAGCGAGTATTGTGCAAGCGATTAGTGTGGCTCGTGCAAGTGGATGCGATCAAATCGTTATCACTACCGGTGGTCGGAGTGAAAAATATGCGATGAAGCAGTACCCTGATTTACCAGAAGAAGCTTTCGTTGAAATGGGAGACTTTGTTGGATTCTCATTAAAACAATGCAAAAAGCAAGGTGCGAAGAAGGTTTCGATGGTGGGAATGATGGGCAAGTTTTCAAAGGTAGCACAAGGAGTCATGATGGTTCACTCCAAAAGTGCTCCAATTGATTTTGGGTTTTTAGCAGAAATGGCGGAGCAAGCTGGTGCGCATGAAGAACTGGTGAATGACATTAAGGGAGCAAATACAGCGTCGCAGGTTGGCGATATGATGTCCGAATTAGGATATCACCAATTCTTTGATTTGCTATGTGGATCATGTTGTAGCGAAGCCCTAAAAGAAGTGAATGGTGGTTTAGAAGTGGATACAACCATCTATACATTAAAAGGCGAATTATTAGGAAAGGCGGTGCGTCAAGGATGA